The Zingiber officinale cultivar Zhangliang chromosome 10A, Zo_v1.1, whole genome shotgun sequence genome contains a region encoding:
- the LOC122028056 gene encoding mRNA-capping enzyme-like produces the protein MRHLCYQFLDLMPPTGRTNPQFPGSHPVSLNTDNLQLLRQRYYYATWKADGTRYMMFINSTGCYLIDRNFCFRRVQMRFPLKNAAEM, from the exons ATGCGCCACCTCTGTTACCAATTCCTTGATTTAATGCCGCCTACG GGAAGAACAAACCCACAATTTCCTGGTTCACATCCAGTTTCTCTTAACAC AGATAATCTGCAACTACTAAGACAAAGATACTACTATGCTACATGGAAGGCTGATGGAACCCGCTACATGATGTTCATTAACAGTACGGGGTGCTACCTAATTGATCGAAACTTCTGCTTTCGTAGGGTTCAAATGCGGTTTCCCCTAAAGAATGCTGCTGAG ATGTAG